In a genomic window of Diabrotica undecimpunctata isolate CICGRU chromosome 2, icDiaUnde3, whole genome shotgun sequence:
- the CalpC gene encoding calpain-C isoform X2, translating into MSEYDRIRRACLKRGELWEDPDFPASQSSVFYHQTPPFQFTWKRPKELCNRPNFIQDAPASFDISPGKMGDRWLVSCLGILYLNKGLFYRVVPADQSFFGEQYCGVFRFRLWWCGEWTEVLVDDRLPTVHGKLAFLQSQTDNFWPGLLEKAYAKLHGSYEALKYGSLLDGLADLTGGITENIPLRQDTNSCARLLYKLLDMTSIVTCTIQAANQVRSQASEKLQNGVQIGINYRIYSIERTETFNGEGIQLLKVKNPLGQSPEYTSPVFIDSPEWSDISPQELDRIESKLQEGEFWMPFSQFIKTFSHLEVVHLDNDTSRDEPSLHSKNTWQMRLFQGNWQKGVSAGGCRNNPDTFHINPQLHLLLSEMEEVIVSLNQHSIMEPKVIGFTSYLLSKNTNETIGKGFFKKNKSLFNSQYTNSRQVSHRCQLEQGGYLIIPTTFEPSQESGFTLRVYSCKPLKLKLLDTVPQLLKSAVVSAPPLLDGKSFSQYEAVFLQLADEHRTVNAFELQELLDACLPNDYIKSCASIEVCRQIILAFEMSGTGRLKFSDFKDLMCSLKFWQTAFKNHTKEKTGILKAERLRDALQEVGFQLSSEVLATLILRYMRKDGTLRFGDFVSAILHLTVSFNIFESKDPLQNGSIKLNLAEWLKSSLTC; encoded by the exons gaattGTGTAACAGACCAAACTTTATTCAAGATGCTCCAGCTTCTTTCGATATTAGTCCAGGAAAAAtgg GAGATAGGTGGCTGGTATCGTGCCTGGGCATCCTCTACCTCAACAAAGGCTTATTTTACCGAGTAGTACCTGCCGATCAATCGTTTTTTGGCGAACAATACTGCGGGGTGTTCAGATTTCGCCTCTGGTGGTGCGGAGAATGGACTGAAGTTCTAGTCGATGACAGATTGCCAACCGTTCACGGAAAACTCGCTTTTTTGCAGTCACAAACCGACAATTTTTGGCCAGGGCTGTTAGAAAAAGCTTATGCAAA ATTACATGGCTCCTATGAAGCTCTTAAATACGGATCCCTATTGGACGGTCTAGCAGACCTTACAGGGGGAATAACCGAAAACATTCCTCTTCGACAAGACACCAATTCGTGCGCGAGGTTGCTATACAAACTGCTGGACATGACCTCCATCGTGACATGTACAATTCAAGCGGCAAATCAGGTCAGGTCTCAGGCTTCTGAGAAGTTACAAAATGGAGTACAAATAGGAATAAATTATAGGATATATTCTATAGAGAGAACGGAGACCTTTAACGGAGAGGGAATTCAGCTGCTAAAGGTGAAAAATCCTTTAGGTCAGTCGCCTGAGTATACATCACCTGTGTTTATAGATTCTCCTGAATG GTCAGATATCTCACCCCAAGAACTCGACAGGATAGAAAGCAAACTCCAAGAGGGAGAATTCTGGATGCCATTTTCTCAATTCATTAAAACTTTCTCTCACTTAGAAGTAGTACATTTGGACAACGATACCAGCAGAGACGAGCCCAGTTTGCATAGTAAAAATACGTGGCAGATGAGGCTGTTCCAAGGGAACTGGCAAAAAGGAGTTTCAGCTGGAG gttgCCGCAATAACCCTGATACCTTTCATATTAATCCTCAACTTCACCTCTTGCTGAGTGAGATGGAAGAGGTTATTGTGTCACTGAATCAACACAGCATCATGGAACCCAAAGTTATAGGATTCACGTCTTATTTACTTTCTAAAAACACTAACGAAACAATTGGGAAAGGATTTTTTAAGAAGAATAAGTCTTTGTTTAATTCGCAGTATACTAACAGCAGACAAGTCAGTCACAG GTGCCAATTGGAACAAGGCGGATACCTAATCATCCCAACAACATTTGAACCTAGTCAAGAATCTGGATTTACTCTTCGAGTCTACTCCTGCAAACCTCTAAAGTTAAAACTGTTAGACACTGTGCCCCAACTTCTCAAATCAGCGGTCGTGTCTGCCCCTCCTCTGTTAGACGGCAAAAGTTTTAGTCAATACGAAGCCGTTTTCCTACAACTTGCAGACGAGCACAGAACAGTTAATGCGTTTGAGCTGCAGGAATTGTTGGACGCCTGTTTGCCTAATGACTACATCAAGAGTTGTGCTTCTATTGAAGTATGTAGGCAGATTATTTTGGCTTTTGAA aTGTCTGGAACAGGTAGACTAAAATTTAGCGATTTTAAAGACCTTATGTGCAGTCTAAAGTTCTGGCAGACAGCATTTAAAAATCACACAAAGGAAAAAACGGGAATTTTAAAAGCTGAAAGGTTACGGGACGCTTTGCAAGAAGTTGGTTTTCAACTTAGCAGTGAAGTATTAGCAACACTGATTTTGAGGTACATGAGAAAAGATGGTACGTTGAGGTTCGGAGATTTCGTTTCTGCGATATTACATTTGACAGTTTCATTCA acatttttgaatcaaaaGATCCCCTTCAAAATGGCAGCATAAAACTAAACCTGGCAGAA tgGCTCAAATCATCTCTAActtgttaa
- the CalpC gene encoding calpain-C isoform X1 has product MSEYDRIRRACLKRGELWEDPDFPASQSSVFYHQTPPFQFTWKRPKELCNRPNFIQDAPASFDISPGKMGDRWLVSCLGILYLNKGLFYRVVPADQSFFGEQYCGVFRFRLWWCGEWTEVLVDDRLPTVHGKLAFLQSQTDNFWPGLLEKAYAKLHGSYEALKYGSLLDGLADLTGGITENIPLRQDTNSCARLLYKLLDMTSIVTCTIQAANQVRSQASEKLQNGVQIGINYRIYSIERTETFNGEGIQLLKVKNPLGQSPEYTSPVFIDSPEWSDISPQELDRIESKLQEGEFWMPFSQFIKTFSHLEVVHLDNDTSRDEPSLHSKNTWQMRLFQGNWQKGVSAGGRMDSCRNNPDTFHINPQLHLLLSEMEEVIVSLNQHSIMEPKVIGFTSYLLSKNTNETIGKGFFKKNKSLFNSQYTNSRQVSHRCQLEQGGYLIIPTTFEPSQESGFTLRVYSCKPLKLKLLDTVPQLLKSAVVSAPPLLDGKSFSQYEAVFLQLADEHRTVNAFELQELLDACLPNDYIKSCASIEVCRQIILAFEMSGTGRLKFSDFKDLMCSLKFWQTAFKNHTKEKTGILKAERLRDALQEVGFQLSSEVLATLILRYMRKDGTLRFGDFVSAILHLTVSFNIFESKDPLQNGSIKLNLAEWLKSSLTC; this is encoded by the exons gaattGTGTAACAGACCAAACTTTATTCAAGATGCTCCAGCTTCTTTCGATATTAGTCCAGGAAAAAtgg GAGATAGGTGGCTGGTATCGTGCCTGGGCATCCTCTACCTCAACAAAGGCTTATTTTACCGAGTAGTACCTGCCGATCAATCGTTTTTTGGCGAACAATACTGCGGGGTGTTCAGATTTCGCCTCTGGTGGTGCGGAGAATGGACTGAAGTTCTAGTCGATGACAGATTGCCAACCGTTCACGGAAAACTCGCTTTTTTGCAGTCACAAACCGACAATTTTTGGCCAGGGCTGTTAGAAAAAGCTTATGCAAA ATTACATGGCTCCTATGAAGCTCTTAAATACGGATCCCTATTGGACGGTCTAGCAGACCTTACAGGGGGAATAACCGAAAACATTCCTCTTCGACAAGACACCAATTCGTGCGCGAGGTTGCTATACAAACTGCTGGACATGACCTCCATCGTGACATGTACAATTCAAGCGGCAAATCAGGTCAGGTCTCAGGCTTCTGAGAAGTTACAAAATGGAGTACAAATAGGAATAAATTATAGGATATATTCTATAGAGAGAACGGAGACCTTTAACGGAGAGGGAATTCAGCTGCTAAAGGTGAAAAATCCTTTAGGTCAGTCGCCTGAGTATACATCACCTGTGTTTATAGATTCTCCTGAATG GTCAGATATCTCACCCCAAGAACTCGACAGGATAGAAAGCAAACTCCAAGAGGGAGAATTCTGGATGCCATTTTCTCAATTCATTAAAACTTTCTCTCACTTAGAAGTAGTACATTTGGACAACGATACCAGCAGAGACGAGCCCAGTTTGCATAGTAAAAATACGTGGCAGATGAGGCTGTTCCAAGGGAACTGGCAAAAAGGAGTTTCAGCTGGAGGTAGGATGGATA gttgCCGCAATAACCCTGATACCTTTCATATTAATCCTCAACTTCACCTCTTGCTGAGTGAGATGGAAGAGGTTATTGTGTCACTGAATCAACACAGCATCATGGAACCCAAAGTTATAGGATTCACGTCTTATTTACTTTCTAAAAACACTAACGAAACAATTGGGAAAGGATTTTTTAAGAAGAATAAGTCTTTGTTTAATTCGCAGTATACTAACAGCAGACAAGTCAGTCACAG GTGCCAATTGGAACAAGGCGGATACCTAATCATCCCAACAACATTTGAACCTAGTCAAGAATCTGGATTTACTCTTCGAGTCTACTCCTGCAAACCTCTAAAGTTAAAACTGTTAGACACTGTGCCCCAACTTCTCAAATCAGCGGTCGTGTCTGCCCCTCCTCTGTTAGACGGCAAAAGTTTTAGTCAATACGAAGCCGTTTTCCTACAACTTGCAGACGAGCACAGAACAGTTAATGCGTTTGAGCTGCAGGAATTGTTGGACGCCTGTTTGCCTAATGACTACATCAAGAGTTGTGCTTCTATTGAAGTATGTAGGCAGATTATTTTGGCTTTTGAA aTGTCTGGAACAGGTAGACTAAAATTTAGCGATTTTAAAGACCTTATGTGCAGTCTAAAGTTCTGGCAGACAGCATTTAAAAATCACACAAAGGAAAAAACGGGAATTTTAAAAGCTGAAAGGTTACGGGACGCTTTGCAAGAAGTTGGTTTTCAACTTAGCAGTGAAGTATTAGCAACACTGATTTTGAGGTACATGAGAAAAGATGGTACGTTGAGGTTCGGAGATTTCGTTTCTGCGATATTACATTTGACAGTTTCATTCA acatttttgaatcaaaaGATCCCCTTCAAAATGGCAGCATAAAACTAAACCTGGCAGAA tgGCTCAAATCATCTCTAActtgttaa